A section of the Leptospira terpstrae serovar Hualin str. LT 11-33 = ATCC 700639 genome encodes:
- the fcpB gene encoding flagellar-coiling protein FcpB gives MKIKLILPILLLNFGVFAQTGSSETGSTSAGIDSTQSGKSITETEKELDENISEVNKRLRLHTVLFKMRVRTLPHRTVLYKGKPSADGERCEASDKQEAQDNTCLHLEVFDFVGSEDGRSGRNLGAKFKKMELFYEGANNADPDPRKEQPRNITKIRTYIYQNNFLLEDKIISVIADVAPNGTPAHNDKIELFYQHDDYPVWGTPETPSEKGVGKYILANVENTKTNPIRNNFKKQFYFKNLDYFDKLFTKLFDYNDRDSNKHYKKNVEALKSSLKY, from the coding sequence ATGAAAATAAAATTAATTCTCCCCATCCTTTTGCTCAACTTTGGGGTTTTCGCTCAAACTGGTAGCTCGGAAACAGGCTCAACTTCAGCAGGCATTGATTCCACTCAATCCGGTAAGTCCATCACTGAGACGGAAAAAGAACTAGATGAAAATATCTCTGAAGTAAACAAACGACTTCGTTTACACACAGTTCTATTTAAAATGAGAGTAAGAACTCTTCCTCACCGCACTGTTCTCTATAAAGGAAAACCAAGTGCAGACGGAGAAAGATGTGAAGCCTCTGACAAACAAGAAGCACAAGATAACACTTGTTTGCATTTAGAAGTTTTTGACTTTGTAGGAAGTGAAGACGGACGTTCCGGAAGAAACTTAGGTGCTAAATTCAAAAAAATGGAACTTTTTTATGAAGGTGCAAACAATGCGGATCCGGATCCAAGAAAAGAACAACCGCGTAACATAACTAAAATTAGAACTTACATCTACCAAAACAACTTTTTGTTAGAAGACAAAATTATCTCTGTGATTGCTGATGTTGCTCCAAACGGAACTCCTGCACATAACGATAAAATTGAATTATTCTACCAACATGATGACTATCCTGTTTGGGGAACGCCAGAAACTCCTTCTGAAAAAGGTGTTGGTAAATACATTCTCGCAAATGTTGAGAACACAAAAACAAACCCAATTAGAAATAATTTCAAAAAACAATTCTACTTCAAGAACTTGGACTATTTCGACAAATTGTTTACAAAACTTTTCGATTATAACGATCGAGATTCCAATAAACACTATAAGAAAAACGTAGAAGCATTGAAGAGTTCTTTAAAATACTAA
- a CDS encoding RsmE family RNA methyltransferase — MNWIVVYDNELNSDGLAQIDGERHTHIKSILKKGIGDTIQVVIPNSGNFLFYIQSTTEKTTVIQKGNTIPDVLNPLRIQTFFSLPRPQTAKKLLHLAGAYGVETLYFYTTETKNKEYWTSPVYHKDTVSYLETGLSQTGNSRLPSLVMEKTLSWKQFLKSWKGNVLILDREGREFILPLTELKNTAKDLLFVFGPESGWKTDDILFFQESGFSMMSLGKINLRTEFAYSALLHQLFKS; from the coding sequence TTGAATTGGATTGTTGTATACGATAACGAGCTAAACTCAGATGGGTTGGCTCAAATCGATGGAGAGAGACATACTCATATTAAATCTATTTTAAAGAAAGGCATCGGAGATACCATTCAAGTAGTGATTCCGAATTCTGGAAATTTCCTATTCTACATCCAGTCTACAACAGAAAAGACTACGGTTATTCAAAAAGGAAATACCATCCCTGATGTATTAAATCCATTAAGGATCCAAACTTTTTTTTCTCTTCCAAGGCCGCAAACTGCGAAAAAGCTTTTGCACTTAGCCGGCGCATACGGAGTAGAAACTTTATATTTTTATACAACAGAAACAAAAAATAAAGAATATTGGACTTCTCCTGTTTATCACAAGGATACAGTTTCCTATTTAGAAACAGGCCTTAGTCAAACAGGGAATAGTCGACTACCGTCATTGGTAATGGAAAAAACTTTGTCTTGGAAACAATTTTTAAAATCCTGGAAAGGGAATGTTTTAATTCTGGATCGCGAAGGTAGGGAATTCATTTTACCATTAACTGAACTAAAAAATACAGCAAAAGATTTACTATTTGTTTTTGGACCAGAATCAGGATGGAAAACGGATGATATTTTATTTTTTCAGGAAAGTGGATTTTCAATGATGAGCTTAGGTAAAATCAATTTAAGGACAGAGTTTGCCTACTCGGCACTCTTACACCAGCTGTTTAAAAGCTAA
- a CDS encoding O-acetylhomoserine aminocarboxypropyltransferase/cysteine synthase family protein, translating to MPRNFKPETIALHGGQEPDPTTTSRAVPLYQTTSYVFKDTDHAARLFGLQEFGNIYTRLMNPTTDVLEKRVAALEGGVAALATASGQSAELLALLNIVETGQEIVASSSLYGGTYNLLHYTFPKLGIKVHFVDQSDPENFRKASNEKTRAFYAETLGNPKLDTLDIAAVSKVAKEVGVPLVIDNTMPSPYLVNPLKHGADIVVHSLTKFLGGHGTSIGGIIVDGGSFNWGNGKFKNFTEPDPSYHGLKFWEVFGKFEPFGGVNIAFILKARVQGLRDLGPAISPFNAWQIIQGVETLPLRMERHSANALKVAEFLSKHPKIEWVNYPGLPTDKNYATAKKYHERGLFGAIVGFEIKGGVEKAKKFIDGLELFSLLANIGDAKSLAIHPASTTHQQLTGAEQISAGVTPGFVRLSVGLENIDDILVDLEEALKNI from the coding sequence ATGCCACGTAATTTTAAACCAGAAACCATCGCACTCCACGGAGGGCAAGAGCCGGATCCGACTACAACTTCGAGAGCTGTGCCATTGTACCAAACCACATCTTATGTGTTTAAGGATACAGACCATGCGGCCCGCCTCTTCGGCCTCCAAGAATTTGGAAATATCTACACTCGCCTTATGAATCCAACCACTGACGTTTTAGAGAAACGAGTGGCGGCTCTAGAAGGTGGAGTTGCTGCACTCGCAACCGCATCAGGTCAAAGTGCAGAGTTGTTAGCACTTTTGAATATCGTAGAAACTGGACAAGAAATTGTGGCTTCATCGTCACTCTATGGCGGAACTTATAACCTACTCCACTATACTTTTCCAAAACTTGGAATTAAAGTACACTTTGTTGACCAATCAGATCCTGAAAACTTTCGTAAAGCATCCAATGAGAAAACAAGAGCTTTTTATGCAGAGACTTTAGGAAATCCAAAACTAGACACACTTGATATTGCGGCAGTTAGTAAAGTTGCAAAAGAAGTCGGAGTTCCACTTGTCATCGATAACACAATGCCGTCTCCTTATTTAGTAAATCCTTTGAAACATGGAGCTGATATCGTTGTTCACTCTCTCACTAAATTTTTAGGCGGGCACGGAACTTCCATTGGCGGTATTATTGTCGATGGTGGTAGTTTTAATTGGGGGAACGGAAAGTTTAAAAATTTTACTGAACCAGATCCTTCATACCATGGACTTAAGTTTTGGGAAGTATTTGGAAAGTTCGAACCTTTTGGTGGAGTAAATATAGCTTTTATCCTAAAGGCGCGAGTGCAAGGTTTAAGAGATCTTGGTCCTGCTATTTCCCCATTCAATGCATGGCAAATCATTCAAGGTGTAGAAACACTTCCACTCCGTATGGAACGCCATTCGGCAAATGCTCTAAAAGTTGCAGAATTTTTATCAAAACATCCAAAAATTGAGTGGGTTAATTACCCTGGTCTTCCTACCGACAAAAACTATGCAACTGCCAAAAAGTACCATGAACGTGGACTCTTTGGGGCCATAGTCGGATTCGAAATCAAGGGTGGAGTAGAAAAAGCTAAAAAATTCATTGATGGACTCGAACTTTTTAGCCTTCTTGCTAACATTGGTGATGCGAAGTCTCTTGCCATTCACCCAGCCTCCACAACCCACCAACAGTTGACTGGAGCAGAACAAATTTCTGCGGGAGTAACGCCTGGATTTGTTCGTTTGAGTGTCGGACTCGAAAACATTGATGACATTCTGGTAGACTTGGAAGAGGCATTAAAAAATATCTGA
- the metX gene encoding homoserine O-acetyltransferase MetX, whose protein sequence is MPTSEQNEFSHGSVGVVHTKVVRFESLTLEGGETITPLEIAYETYGTLNEKKDNAILVCHALSGDAHAAGFHEGDKRPGWWDYYIGPGKAFDTNRYFIISSNVIGGCKGSSGPLTINGKNEKPFQSTFPFVSIGDMVNGQEKLISFFGIHKLFAVAGGSMGGMQALQWSVAYPDRLKNCIVMASSSEHSAQQIAFNEVGRQAILSDPNWNQGLYTQENRPSKGLALARMMGHITYLSDEMMREKFGRKPPKGNIQSTDFAVGSYLIYQGESFVDRFDANSYIYVTKALDHFSLGTGKELTKVLSKVRCRFLVVAYTSDWLYPPYQSEEIVKSLEVNAVPVSFVELNNPAGHDSFLLPSEQQDSILRDFLSSTDEGVFL, encoded by the coding sequence ATGCCTACCTCCGAACAGAACGAGTTTTCCCACGGATCCGTAGGTGTCGTACATACGAAAGTTGTCAGATTTGAATCTTTAACCTTAGAGGGGGGTGAAACCATCACTCCTCTCGAAATTGCCTACGAAACTTACGGCACCCTCAATGAAAAAAAAGACAACGCCATTTTAGTCTGTCATGCCCTTTCAGGAGATGCGCATGCCGCAGGATTCCACGAAGGAGACAAACGCCCAGGCTGGTGGGATTATTACATTGGCCCCGGCAAAGCGTTTGATACCAATCGTTACTTTATCATTTCTTCCAATGTAATTGGAGGCTGTAAGGGATCGAGTGGCCCACTTACAATTAACGGAAAAAATGAAAAACCCTTCCAATCTACATTTCCCTTTGTATCCATTGGAGACATGGTAAATGGTCAAGAAAAACTAATCAGTTTTTTTGGAATCCATAAGTTGTTTGCTGTTGCAGGAGGTTCGATGGGAGGGATGCAAGCCTTACAATGGTCAGTTGCCTATCCCGATCGTCTGAAAAACTGTATTGTGATGGCTTCTTCATCCGAACACTCTGCCCAACAAATTGCTTTTAATGAAGTAGGAAGACAAGCCATCCTTTCCGATCCAAACTGGAACCAAGGCTTATATACTCAAGAAAATAGACCCTCGAAGGGACTTGCCCTTGCTCGAATGATGGGGCACATTACTTATTTAAGTGATGAAATGATGCGAGAAAAATTTGGTCGTAAACCACCAAAGGGCAATATCCAATCTACAGATTTTGCTGTGGGAAGTTATCTAATTTACCAAGGGGAATCCTTTGTGGATAGGTTTGATGCCAACTCTTATATTTATGTAACCAAAGCATTGGATCATTTTAGTTTGGGAACTGGAAAAGAACTAACAAAAGTTTTATCAAAGGTTAGGTGCCGGTTCCTAGTGGTTGCTTACACTTCGGATTGGTTATATCCTCCTTATCAATCGGAAGAAATTGTAAAGTCATTAGAAGTCAATGCAGTTCCCGTTAGTTTTGTAGAACTTAACAATCCAGCCGGACACGATAGTTTTTTATTACCAAGTGAACAACAAGATTCAATCCTTAGAGATTTTTTAAGTTCTACGGATGAAGGAGTTTTCCTTTGA
- the metW gene encoding methionine biosynthesis protein MetW, whose translation MNIHTNEALGLDLKNRPDISYIANLVKPGERVLDLGCGYGELMLILKNKGVRVQGIEKDDKCIIQCVKKSLYVHHGDIDDGLKHHLDHSFDFVILNQTIQQTLNPGEIIKECLRIGKQVIIVFPNFSHWQIRSSILLSGKTPVTELMPFHWYDTPNLHYLSGKDFEDFCDFERIKVLHRAFFNRTRQIKLFPNLFATLALFVIRA comes from the coding sequence TTGAATATCCATACTAATGAAGCATTGGGCCTAGATCTAAAAAATCGTCCAGACATTTCATACATTGCCAATCTAGTAAAACCTGGCGAAAGAGTTTTGGATCTTGGTTGCGGTTACGGCGAACTGATGTTAATCTTAAAAAACAAAGGTGTTCGCGTTCAGGGTATCGAAAAAGATGATAAATGTATCATTCAGTGTGTGAAAAAAAGTTTGTATGTACATCATGGAGACATTGATGACGGATTGAAACACCATTTGGATCATAGTTTTGATTTTGTCATCCTAAACCAAACCATACAACAGACGTTAAATCCTGGAGAAATCATCAAAGAATGTTTGCGAATTGGAAAACAAGTCATCATCGTTTTTCCAAATTTCTCTCATTGGCAAATCCGTTCTTCGATCCTACTCAGTGGAAAAACTCCTGTGACAGAACTTATGCCTTTCCATTGGTATGATACACCCAACTTACATTACCTTTCTGGAAAAGACTTTGAAGATTTTTGTGACTTCGAGCGAATCAAAGTTTTACACCGAGCATTTTTCAATCGAACAAGACAAATTAAATTGTTTCCTAATTTATTTGCTACGTTGGCTTTATTTGTGATACGTGCTTAA
- a CDS encoding Lcl domain-containing protein has product MFFCKPDWRKNPGDPYTNEFWETRLTEEWIVAHPRPFTIKGTVTGLNNSPLTILSPSDGSYTTVVTNGSFTLSVFASPKYIQLDFPTQPVDVHCMVWDRGTWTGDGFINTKVTCPFVRTIVGGKSLLWDRCTYGSSWNPEGTSIGVGKGDCTFGALQALVFCTASDGYNASTNPNACNGGVNTALVDKGPVYASCLDRSNSNAYGRKNWRLPFFAEMFSIIRCSATNTGEITGEDGCSTVGDTTKYPGATADPVLFPNAQAARYWSTQTFQALGDQQTYMVDFNIGNQSYEFKDASGYVRCVSEN; this is encoded by the coding sequence ATGTTTTTTTGTAAACCTGATTGGAGAAAGAATCCGGGAGATCCCTATACGAATGAGTTTTGGGAGACTCGTCTCACTGAAGAGTGGATTGTTGCCCATCCGCGTCCCTTTACGATAAAAGGAACTGTAACAGGTCTCAACAATTCACCTCTTACTATACTTTCTCCATCTGATGGAAGTTATACGACTGTTGTAACTAATGGGTCCTTTACTTTATCTGTATTTGCCTCTCCTAAATACATCCAACTCGATTTTCCCACACAACCTGTCGATGTGCACTGTATGGTCTGGGATCGGGGTACTTGGACAGGAGATGGATTTATCAATACAAAAGTCACTTGTCCTTTTGTTCGCACCATTGTGGGAGGCAAAAGCCTTCTATGGGATCGTTGTACTTACGGTTCATCTTGGAATCCAGAGGGAACTAGTATTGGAGTCGGGAAGGGGGATTGTACATTCGGTGCACTACAAGCCTTAGTTTTTTGTACGGCATCTGACGGTTACAATGCCTCCACTAACCCCAATGCTTGTAATGGAGGAGTAAACACTGCTTTAGTCGACAAAGGGCCAGTGTATGCTTCCTGCTTGGATCGTAGTAATTCCAATGCCTATGGTAGAAAGAATTGGCGACTTCCCTTCTTTGCTGAAATGTTTTCTATCATTCGCTGCAGTGCGACTAATACGGGGGAGATCACCGGGGAAGATGGTTGTTCTACAGTGGGTGATACTACTAAATACCCAGGTGCTACTGCCGACCCGGTCCTATTTCCAAATGCGCAAGCAGCCAGGTATTGGAGCACTCAAACTTTTCAGGCTTTAGGAGACCAACAAACCTATATGGTCGATTTTAATATTGGAAACCAGTCCTATGAATTTAAAGACGCAAGTGGATATGTACGTTGCGTTTCCGAGAATTAA
- the ilvA gene encoding threonine ammonia-lyase IlvA: protein MKLDIDSAYKVLQSIVFKTPLQFHAKLSESFGAKIFIKREDLQVVRSYKIRGAYYLIQSLNSEEKKRGVVCASAGNHAQGVAFSCKLLQIHGVIYMPAITPKQKINQVKMFGGDWIEIVLVGDTFDECQFVALEFANANRKVFIPPFDHIKVMEGQGTVAKEILDEESNFDYVFVPVGGGGLCAGLGSYFKEHSPNTKIIGVEPTGAPSMTEALKQGKPVTLEKIQKFVDGASVKKVGDLTFPICKEILTDMLLVPEGKVSSTLLKLYNEDAIVAEPAGALSISALDQYADQIRGKKVVCILSGGNNDIDRMQEIKERSLLYEGLKHYFIVRFAQRPGALKQFVNEILGPNDDIVRFEFIQKNNKESGPALIGIELKSKDDFQSLIQRMDVFHLNYTLVNQDENLFEYLV, encoded by the coding sequence ATGAAATTAGATATTGATTCTGCATACAAAGTACTCCAATCGATCGTATTTAAAACTCCATTACAATTCCATGCTAAGTTATCTGAAAGTTTCGGTGCAAAAATTTTTATCAAACGTGAGGACTTGCAAGTAGTTCGTTCTTATAAAATTCGAGGAGCTTACTATCTAATTCAAAGTTTAAACTCAGAGGAAAAAAAAAGAGGAGTGGTTTGTGCAAGTGCAGGCAATCACGCCCAAGGTGTTGCCTTTTCCTGTAAACTTTTGCAGATTCATGGTGTGATTTATATGCCAGCGATCACTCCAAAACAAAAAATCAACCAAGTGAAGATGTTTGGCGGTGATTGGATAGAGATTGTACTTGTAGGGGATACGTTTGATGAATGCCAATTTGTGGCTCTTGAATTTGCCAATGCAAACAGAAAAGTTTTTATTCCTCCTTTTGATCATATCAAAGTTATGGAAGGGCAAGGGACAGTAGCAAAAGAAATTTTGGATGAAGAGTCTAATTTTGATTATGTGTTTGTTCCTGTAGGCGGAGGTGGACTCTGTGCAGGTCTCGGTAGTTATTTTAAAGAACATTCTCCCAATACAAAGATCATTGGAGTGGAGCCAACCGGTGCTCCTTCCATGACGGAAGCACTGAAACAAGGGAAACCAGTGACTTTAGAAAAAATTCAAAAATTTGTGGATGGGGCATCAGTAAAGAAAGTAGGGGATCTAACTTTTCCGATTTGCAAAGAAATTCTCACTGATATGTTACTCGTTCCCGAAGGGAAAGTAAGTTCTACTCTGTTAAAACTCTACAATGAAGATGCAATTGTGGCAGAACCTGCAGGTGCTCTAAGTATTTCCGCCCTTGACCAATATGCTGATCAAATACGCGGAAAAAAAGTAGTCTGTATTTTAAGTGGAGGAAATAACGATATCGATCGGATGCAGGAAATCAAAGAACGATCTCTTTTGTATGAAGGTTTAAAACATTATTTTATCGTACGATTTGCACAAAGACCCGGAGCTCTCAAACAATTTGTGAATGAGATTCTCGGACCAAATGATGACATTGTTAGATTTGAATTCATTCAAAAGAATAATAAAGAATCGGGTCCAGCGCTCATCGGTATTGAATTAAAATCTAAAGACGACTTCCAATCTTTAATACAAAGGATGGATGTCTTCCACCTAAACTATACTTTGGTCAATCAGGATGAAAACCTTTTCGAATATTTAGTTTGA
- a CDS encoding flagellin N-terminal helical domain-containing protein, which translates to MIINHNVSAIFAHRTLKSNDANLSKDIEKLSSGMRINKAGDDASGLAVSEKMRTQIAGLRRAEQNTEDGMSLIQTAEGYLQETHEIVQRVRVLAVQAANGIYSEEDRQQIQVEVSQLVDEIDRIASQAEFNKMKLLTGAFARLNPTASMWFHIGANMHQRERVYIETMNTAALGLRNPTVLTFISLSTAGKANSVIGLCDDALRVISKQRADLGAYYNRMEHAAKGLMNAYENTQASESRIRDTDMAEQMTSFTRYQILTQAATSMLAQANMKSQSVMRLLQ; encoded by the coding sequence ATGATTATCAACCACAACGTAAGTGCGATCTTTGCACACAGAACTTTGAAGTCTAACGACGCGAACCTGAGCAAAGATATCGAAAAGTTGTCTTCTGGTATGCGTATTAACAAAGCAGGAGATGACGCATCTGGACTTGCAGTGTCTGAGAAAATGAGAACTCAGATTGCTGGTCTTCGACGTGCAGAACAGAATACTGAAGATGGTATGTCCCTCATTCAAACGGCGGAAGGATATCTTCAAGAAACACACGAAATCGTTCAACGTGTTCGTGTACTCGCGGTGCAAGCTGCGAACGGTATCTACTCGGAAGAAGATAGACAACAGATCCAAGTCGAGGTTTCACAGCTAGTGGACGAGATCGATCGTATTGCTTCTCAAGCAGAATTCAATAAAATGAAACTGCTTACAGGAGCGTTTGCACGACTCAACCCAACTGCTAGTATGTGGTTCCATATTGGAGCTAACATGCACCAAAGAGAGCGCGTGTACATTGAAACAATGAACACTGCGGCATTGGGATTAAGAAACCCTACGGTTCTTACTTTCATCTCTCTTTCGACTGCAGGGAAAGCAAACTCCGTGATCGGACTTTGTGATGATGCATTAAGAGTGATCTCTAAACAAAGAGCTGACCTTGGTGCTTATTACAACCGTATGGAGCATGCTGCGAAAGGACTTATGAACGCTTATGAAAATACACAAGCTTCTGAGTCTCGTATCCGTGATACTGACATGGCTGAACAAATGACCAGTTTCACGAGATACCAAATCTTAACTCAGGCTGCTACATCAATGCTTGCGCAAGCAAACATGAAGTCTCAGTCAGTGATGAGATTGCTCCAGTAA
- the ispH gene encoding 4-hydroxy-3-methylbut-2-enyl diphosphate reductase gives MLKTIYLANPRGFCAGVKYAISYVETAFQENPDSPLYVRKEIVHNQRVVEEMKKKGIRFINELKEVPDGATVVFSAHGVSPEVVKEATERKMKIGDATCPLVTRVHKKARNLRDTHQIIYIGHRGHDEAIGTMGEAHMFLVESPEDVENLKEKVNKEKPLTYLMQTTLSVADTKNIVKKIEEVFPYVEHPQKDDICYATTERQEAVQSMLESVDAMLVIGAENSSNSVRLCQLAKKTRPASFQISRKEDVDPDHIKNSGIQILGITAGASSPQILVDEIVGEILKHFPEAQVSLFPASREDTMSFKLPKELLKQY, from the coding sequence GTGTTAAAGACCATTTATCTAGCAAACCCCCGTGGATTTTGTGCAGGAGTGAAGTATGCCATTTCCTACGTGGAGACAGCGTTCCAGGAAAACCCTGACAGCCCCCTCTATGTTCGTAAAGAAATTGTGCACAACCAAAGAGTTGTAGAGGAAATGAAGAAAAAGGGAATTCGGTTTATCAACGAACTGAAAGAAGTGCCAGACGGGGCGACAGTTGTCTTTTCTGCCCATGGAGTCTCTCCTGAAGTAGTCAAGGAAGCCACGGAAAGGAAGATGAAGATTGGGGATGCCACCTGCCCACTTGTTACCAGAGTGCACAAAAAAGCCCGTAATTTAAGAGACACTCACCAAATCATCTATATTGGTCACAGAGGACATGATGAAGCCATCGGTACGATGGGTGAAGCCCATATGTTCTTGGTAGAATCACCAGAAGACGTGGAAAATTTAAAAGAAAAAGTTAACAAAGAAAAACCTCTCACTTATTTAATGCAGACTACACTTTCTGTGGCAGATACTAAAAATATAGTAAAAAAAATAGAAGAAGTTTTCCCATATGTGGAACATCCACAAAAAGATGATATTTGTTATGCGACAACCGAGAGACAAGAAGCAGTTCAATCTATGTTAGAATCGGTGGATGCTATGTTAGTCATCGGTGCCGAAAATTCTTCCAATTCTGTTCGCCTTTGCCAATTGGCAAAAAAAACTAGACCAGCCAGTTTTCAGATTTCTAGAAAAGAAGACGTAGATCCAGATCATATTAAAAATTCAGGGATCCAAATACTGGGAATTACAGCGGGAGCATCTAGTCCTCAAATTCTTGTGGATGAAATTGTGGGAGAAATCTTAAAACATTTTCCCGAAGCACAGGTATCTTTATTTCCGGCAAGCCGGGAAGATACTATGAGTTTTAAACTTCCGAAAGAATTACTCAAACAATATTAG
- a CDS encoding sensor histidine kinase — protein MDLDPWSLLKASLEGDDSGTSILSIDKSAKKFEIIIKNQAFLSLESGFELEGFLCKKIENSDFSTELIYKTNGTILETSFGKFQFPEGEKNKDYTKFCIKDITTKQRQEEEIAWRLRFELGVASSIQILIQQHSIREGLPQALYQLLYFTEMDSVFFLKYESIDNKDRLQIWVNERKTTKYPLLPQEWQNEDWYDLGLGRWIHKLKRGKTIYLTQSKAMPREKWFFEQTKAETLLLIPVLFENKFLGILGFLKYKKNSPIQQENLLIYQTVSRWMGLFVQRDIDLAELNRYKSTLESLILERTVDLAKTKEELERAYRAKTEFLAHMSHELRTPLNSIIGFSKLIQLPESDKTGKEYLNYIYTGGTRLLNMINEILNLMKIESGQIKIQLTTFRPEDLCRQTLDLVQPQANAKGMEIRFRPPLQSKSLTSDSGKIQQILLNLISNAIKYANHPYVELDCEWIDDSLEISVRDFGPGISEEDQIRIFHTFTRLNDDGNIEGTGLGLSISQGLAIRLGGTIELTSQLGQGSNFKLKLPEIIK, from the coding sequence ATGGATTTAGATCCTTGGTCATTACTCAAAGCTTCTTTAGAAGGAGATGACTCGGGAACTAGTATTTTATCCATCGATAAATCTGCGAAAAAGTTTGAAATCATCATTAAAAATCAGGCATTTTTATCCTTAGAATCTGGATTTGAATTAGAGGGATTTCTTTGTAAAAAAATAGAAAACTCAGACTTTTCAACAGAACTTATCTATAAGACCAATGGAACAATTCTTGAGACATCGTTTGGCAAGTTTCAATTTCCCGAAGGGGAAAAAAACAAGGATTATACGAAGTTTTGTATCAAAGACATTACTACGAAACAAAGACAAGAAGAGGAAATTGCTTGGCGATTACGATTTGAACTAGGAGTTGCTTCTTCTATCCAAATCCTAATCCAACAACACTCAATCCGCGAAGGTCTACCGCAGGCCCTCTATCAACTGTTATACTTTACAGAAATGGATTCTGTCTTTTTCTTAAAATACGAATCCATTGATAATAAGGATCGACTCCAAATTTGGGTCAACGAACGAAAGACTACAAAATATCCCCTTTTGCCACAAGAATGGCAGAATGAAGATTGGTATGATTTAGGACTCGGACGTTGGATACATAAACTAAAAAGAGGAAAAACAATCTATTTAACTCAAAGCAAAGCTATGCCTAGAGAAAAGTGGTTCTTTGAACAAACCAAAGCCGAAACCCTCCTTCTCATTCCTGTCCTCTTCGAAAATAAATTCTTAGGGATCCTGGGTTTTTTAAAATACAAAAAAAACTCTCCAATCCAACAAGAGAATCTTTTGATCTATCAGACTGTCAGTCGATGGATGGGTTTATTTGTACAAAGAGATATAGATCTGGCAGAACTCAATCGATACAAGTCCACATTAGAATCTTTAATTTTAGAACGAACTGTAGATCTCGCAAAAACCAAAGAAGAATTGGAACGTGCCTACCGAGCCAAAACGGAATTTTTAGCTCATATGAGCCATGAACTAAGAACCCCGTTGAATTCCATCATCGGGTTTTCTAAGCTCATTCAATTGCCTGAATCTGATAAAACAGGAAAAGAGTATTTAAATTATATTTATACGGGTGGAACAAGACTTCTTAATATGATTAATGAAATTCTAAATCTGATGAAAATTGAGTCGGGACAGATTAAGATCCAGTTAACAACGTTTAGACCGGAAGATCTATGTCGCCAAACATTGGATTTAGTCCAACCCCAAGCAAATGCCAAAGGAATGGAAATTCGATTTCGCCCACCGTTACAATCCAAATCCCTGACTTCTGATTCCGGTAAAATCCAACAAATCCTATTAAACCTGATCTCCAATGCGATTAAATATGCAAATCACCCTTATGTTGAATTGGATTGTGAATGGATCGATGATTCTCTTGAAATTTCCGTCAGGGATTTTGGGCCTGGGATCTCAGAAGAAGATCAAATTCGGATTTTCCATACCTTCACTCGGTTAAACGACGATGGAAATATTGAAGGAACAGGGCTTGGTCTTTCTATTTCGCAGGGACTGGCAATTCGGCTTGGCGGTACCATAGAACTCACCTCTCAACTAGGGCAAGGGTCCAATTTTAAACTCAAGTTACCTGAAATAATAAAATAA